In Pelmatolapia mariae isolate MD_Pm_ZW linkage group LG8, Pm_UMD_F_2, whole genome shotgun sequence, one genomic interval encodes:
- the frmpd2 gene encoding FERM and PDZ domain-containing protein 2 isoform X4, with the protein MRERSMGTFVTLAEVLEARGSPLDEDEVWCLLLATTDALLEISKKGSGNMCSVLSPGSVLLSANGSLAFKSCARNEDVASFTAPEVQQGHTASSRTAVEKMVVYSLGMTLYWCVDYHLPHNQPVQISAELEGLLLSMCEDMMLRRTDLLTVLETCELHHKASMLPPAERLIRQLVEDVYRNSADHVSMADNGSQLTDRSQVVRDRLHRSSFSNSTWSLKKKMSGTFSGVSYSANATGIPLGGRQIERYGSWQQLNRSPGSPYMDGNRNANSRSLTQFDSSMSLNDKKVKDMGPEFIRVLDEPLVVLELPGSIVSKKGKSPTTQRELSVVMPNGQSILVRCEVKSRGGDVFDMIVAHFNLVEHFYFGLAYIDDNEFFFVDNDTKISKVAPDSWKKVPTATFVLFFRVKFFINDISLLLHKQTRHQYYLQLRRDLLEDRLSCHEETALYLGGLALQTEYGDSMPEVYGRGYYRPDQYVSKSVLEKCALPYIQGELLRLHTNNAQMLTDESELEFLKVCQQLPEYGVSFHHVTREKKPSDGEIILGVCAKGVIVYEVKDGSRSTVQTFYWRDTATISSYKHKFVVECRGSKKKHTFITERSKIAKYLCNLCSAQHKFNNEMNSRQLSHSLVSEDNIVQYAAVCRAQSSQLKSFSCSETPQDDSGLTTPQNESMTKLYDDVTAKIEARIKQQRLNEQSSQRSSSVMLSPSCSQRSGSEAPCGSPAAQETPTKLGTPSEREVICVSLKKDPKLGLGIVIVGEDTVGRYDLGIFVASIVPGGPADKDGRIRAGGRLISLNHISLEGVTFSEAAEVMQNSPEEVQLIISQPKVPISPSSNNCRSPGLRKYISQTTLMTDGRSRDDSLDEIVSVMMTPKTSKKLHFPPEVRVLSTQDSCSLSSSMNCVKPEEISMELRKISGNLGISISGGINTNLPNGGIYIKSLVPGGAAERDGRLHIGDRLLEIDGTNFQGFTYQQAVECLSKTGEVVSLVVERELVNLPRVSLIADTSSTVSNLSLSSSTSQLRLNSSSPVSTTLNTISDRPNEYSFVTDDNTKEVTLIKNENGLGFSFLMCELDPPTRDFGSLVRIKQLFPGQPAQQSGRIQEGDVLLAINGQSLKELSYPKVLKLFKASPPEVQLTLCRPPPALASSEATVCFRTKQGVATETEGRTADKAVLIS; encoded by the exons ATGAGGGAGAG AAGTATGGGTACGTTTGTGACCCTGGCAGAGGTTTTGGAGGCCCGGGGCTCACCGCTGGATGAGGATGAGGTCTGGTGTCTGCTTCTTGCCACCACTGATGCCTTACTCGAAATTTCCAAAAAAG GTTCAGGCAACATGTGCAGCGTGCTGAGCCCAGGCTCAGTGCTGCTCTCAGCCAACGGGAGTCTGGCCTTCAAAAGCTGTGCTCGAAATGAAGACGTGGCCTCCTTCACAGCCCCTGAAGTCCAGCAGGGTCACACCGCCTCCTCGAGGACTGCAGTCGAAAAg ATGGTTGTATACTCACTGGGGATGACTCTTTATTGGTGTGTTGACTATCACCTACCTCACAACCAG CCAGTCCAAATAAGTGCTGAGCTGGAAGGTTTGCTACTGAGCATGTGCGAGGACATGATGTTGAGAAGGACGGACCTGCTAACGGTGCTGGAAACCTGTGAGCTACACCACAAGGCTTCAATGCTTCCTCCTGCAGAGCGTCTCATTAGGCAGCTGGTGGAGGATGTTTACAGAAACTCG GCTGATCACGTCTCTATGGCTGATAATGGATCCCAGCTAACAGACCGCAGTCAAGTGGTCCGGGACAGATTACACA ggagctCTTTTAGTAACTCAACATGGTCGCTGAAGAAGAAGATGTCCGGAACATTCTCGGGGGTATCTTATTCAGCTAATGCCACAGG GATTCCCTTGGGAGGCCGGCAAATAGAGAGGTACGGCAGCTGGCAGCAGCTGAACCGCAGCCCCGGTAGTCCTTATATGGATGGTAATCGAAATGCCAACTCAAGATCCCTCACACAGTTTGACTCCTCAATGAGTCTGAATGATAAGAAAGTAAAG GACATGGGTCCTGAGTTTATTAGAGTGCTGGATGAGCCGCTGGTTGTCTTGGAACTTCCTGGATCCATTGTG TCAAAGAAAGGGAAATCTCCTACCACTCAAAGAGAGCTGAGTGTTGTAATGCCGAATGGCCAGAGCATCCTTGTCAGGTGCGAGGTGAAATCCAGAGGAGGAGACGTCTTTGACATGATTGTGGCTCACTTCAACCTTGTGGAGCATTTCTACTTCGGCCTTGCTTACATTGATG ATAATGAGTTTTTCTTTGTGGACAATGATACCAAGATTTCTAAAGTTGCTCCAGATAGCTGGAAAAAAGTGCCTACAGCCACCTTTGTCCTTTTCTTCAGGGTCAAATTCTTCATCAACGacatttctcttctttt GCACAAACAGACCCGTCACCAGTATTACCTCCAGCTTAGGAGAGATCTTTTGGAGGACAGGCTGTCCTGTCATGAGGAGACTGCTCTGTACCTAGGAGGTCTGGCCCTGCAGACGGAGTATGGAGACTCCATGCCTGAG GTATATGGTAGGGGCTACTACCGCCCTGATCAGTATGTCTCCAAGAGTGTGTTGGAGAAATGTGCCTTGCCTTACATTCAGGGGGAGCTGTTGCGACTTCACACCAACAATGCTCAAATGCTCACCGACGAATCAGAACTTGAATTTCTCAAG GTGTGTCAACAATTGCCTGAGTACGGCGTTTCGTTCCACCATGTGACACGGGAGAAAAAGCCTTCAGACGGAGAGATTATTCTTGGGGTTTGTGCCAAAGGTGTTATTGTCTATGAGGTAAAAGATGGCAGCAGATCCACTGTTCAGACTTTCTACTGGAGGGACACAGCAACCATCTCGTCTTAT AAGCATAAATTTGTAGTAGAGTGCCGGGGCAGCAAGAAGAAGCACACATTCATCACGGAGAGGTCGAAGATAGCCAAATACCTTTGTAACCTTTGTTCAGCACAGCACAAGTTTAACAATGAGATGAACTCCCGTCAGCTAAGCCACAGCCTGGTGTCAG AGGACAACATTGTGCAGTACGCAGCAGTGTGCCGTGCTCAGAGCAGCCAGCTTAAGTCTTTCTCATGTTCTGAGACCCCTCAGGATGACAGCGGTCTGACCACGCCTCAGAATGAGTCCATGACCAAGCTGTATGATGATGTCACAGCCAAGATCGAGGCCCGCATAAAACAGCAGCGCCTCAACGAGCAAAG CAGTCAGCGCAGCAGCAGTGTTATGCTCTCACCATCGTGCTCTCAGAGGAGTGGATCTGAAGCCCCTTGTGGTTCGCCAGCAGCCCAAG AAACTCCAACTAAACTGGGGACACCATCTGAGAGAGAAGTTATATGTGTTTCCTTAAAGAAAGACCCAAAGCTTGGCCTAG GTATAGTAATAGTTGGCGAGGACACAGTAGGGCGTTATGATTTGGGCATCTTTGTAGCCTCTATTGTGCCTGGTGGACCTGCTGATAAAGATGGACGCATCAGAGCTG GTGGCCGTCTGATCTCTCTGAACCACATCAGCCTGGAAGGTGTTACCTTCAGCGAGGCAGCAGAGGTCATGCAAAACAGCCCAGAGGAGGTGCAGCTTATTATCTCACAGCCGAAAG TTCCCATCAGTCCCAGCAGTAATAATTGTCGTTCTCCTGGGTTGAGAAAATATATATCCCAGACAACACTAATGACAGATGGACGATCGAGAGATGATAGCCTCGATGAGATTGTGTCAGTCATGATGACGCCAAAGACCAGCAAGAAACTACACTTCCCCCCTGAAGTTCGAGTTCTCAGTACACAG GATAGCTGTTCTCTGTCATCATCTATGAACTGCGTGAAGCCGGAAGAGATCAGCATGGAGCTCAGGAAGATATCAGGAAATCTGGGCATTAGCATATCT GGTGGCATCAACACTAACCTTCCTAATGGAGGAATCTACATCAAGAGCCTTGTTCCAGGAGGGGCTGCTGAGAGAGATGGACGTTTGCATATAG GTGACAGACTGTTGGAGATTGACGGCACTAACTTCCAGGGCTTCACCTACCAGCAGGCTGTGGAGTGCTTGAGTAAAACTGGGGAG GTAGTGTCCTTGGTTGTGGAGAGGGAGTTGGTCAACCTACCCAGGGTCTCTCTTATTGCTGACACCAGCAGCACTGTATCCAATCTGAGCCTGAGTTCATCTACCAGCCAGCTAAGACTCAACAGCTCCTCACCTGTGAGCACTACTTTAAACACGATATCTGATCGGCCCAACGAGTACAGCTTTGTTACTGATG ACAACACCAAGGAAGTGACTCTGATCAAGAATGAGAATGGGCTGGGCTTCAGCTTCTTGATGTGTGAGCTGGACCCGCCCACCCGAGATTTTGGGAGCCTCGTCCGAATAAAGCAGCTTTTCCCGGGTCAGCCTGCTCAGCAGAGCGGCAGAATCCAGGAGGGAGATGTCCTGCTGGCCATCAATGGCCAGTCGCTCAAGGAGCTGTCCTATCCA AAGGTGCTAAAGCTTTTCAAAGCCTCTCCACCTGAAGTCCAGCTGACCCTCTGTCGTCCTCCACCAG CGCTGGCATCGTCTGAAGCAACCGTGTGCTTTAGAACAAAGCAGGGAGTGGCGACGGAGACTGAAGGGAGAACGGCCGATAAAGCTGTTTTGATCAGCTGA
- the frmpd2 gene encoding FERM and PDZ domain-containing protein 2 isoform X7 — protein MRERSMGTFVTLAEVLEARGSPLDEDEVWCLLLATTDALLEISKKGSGNMCSVLSPGSVLLSANGSLAFKSCARNEDVASFTAPEVQQGHTASSRTAVEKMVVYSLGMTLYWCVDYHLPHNQPVQISAELEGLLLSMCEDMMLRRTDLLTVLETCELHHKASMLPPAERLIRQLVEDVYRNSADHVSMADNGSQLTDRSQVVRDRLHRSSFSNSTWSLKKKMSGTFSGVSYSANATGIPLGGRQIERYGSWQQLNRSPGSPYMDGNRNANSRSLTQFDSSMSLNDKKVKDMGPEFIRVLDEPLVVLELPGSIVSKKGKSPTTQRELSVVMPNGQSILVRCEVKSRGGDVFDMIVAHFNLVEHFYFGLAYIDDNEFFFVDNDTKISKVAPDSWKKVPTATFVLFFRVKFFINDISLLLHKQTRHQYYLQLRRDLLEDRLSCHEETALYLGGLALQTEYGDSMPEVYGRGYYRPDQYVSKSVLEKCALPYIQGELLRLHTNNAQMLTDESELEFLKVCQQLPEYGVSFHHVTREKKPSDGEIILGVCAKGVIVYEVKDGSRSTVQTFYWRDTATISSYKHKFVVECRGSKKKHTFITERSKIAKYLCNLCSAQHKFNNEMNSRQLSHSLVSEDNIVQYAAVCRAQSSQLKSFSCSETPQDDSGLTTPQNESMTKLYDDVTAKIEARIKQQRLNEQSSQRSSSVMLSPSCSQRSGSEAPCGSPAAQETPTKLGTPSEREVICVSLKKDPKLGLGIVIVGEDTVGRYDLGIFVASIVPGGPADKDGRIRAGGRLISLNHISLEGVTFSEAAEVMQNSPEEVQLIISQPKVSLPLSTVPISPSSNNCRSPGLRKYISQTTLMTDGRSRDDSLDEIVSVMMTPKTSKKLHFPPEVRVLSTQDSCSLSSSMNCVKPEEISMELRKISGNLGISISGGINTNLPNGGIYIKSLVPGGAAERDGRLHIGDRLLEIDGTNFQGFTYQQAVECLSKTGEVVSLVVERELVNLPRVSLIADTSSTVSNLSLSSSTSQLRLNSSSPTTPRK, from the exons ATGAGGGAGAG AAGTATGGGTACGTTTGTGACCCTGGCAGAGGTTTTGGAGGCCCGGGGCTCACCGCTGGATGAGGATGAGGTCTGGTGTCTGCTTCTTGCCACCACTGATGCCTTACTCGAAATTTCCAAAAAAG GTTCAGGCAACATGTGCAGCGTGCTGAGCCCAGGCTCAGTGCTGCTCTCAGCCAACGGGAGTCTGGCCTTCAAAAGCTGTGCTCGAAATGAAGACGTGGCCTCCTTCACAGCCCCTGAAGTCCAGCAGGGTCACACCGCCTCCTCGAGGACTGCAGTCGAAAAg ATGGTTGTATACTCACTGGGGATGACTCTTTATTGGTGTGTTGACTATCACCTACCTCACAACCAG CCAGTCCAAATAAGTGCTGAGCTGGAAGGTTTGCTACTGAGCATGTGCGAGGACATGATGTTGAGAAGGACGGACCTGCTAACGGTGCTGGAAACCTGTGAGCTACACCACAAGGCTTCAATGCTTCCTCCTGCAGAGCGTCTCATTAGGCAGCTGGTGGAGGATGTTTACAGAAACTCG GCTGATCACGTCTCTATGGCTGATAATGGATCCCAGCTAACAGACCGCAGTCAAGTGGTCCGGGACAGATTACACA ggagctCTTTTAGTAACTCAACATGGTCGCTGAAGAAGAAGATGTCCGGAACATTCTCGGGGGTATCTTATTCAGCTAATGCCACAGG GATTCCCTTGGGAGGCCGGCAAATAGAGAGGTACGGCAGCTGGCAGCAGCTGAACCGCAGCCCCGGTAGTCCTTATATGGATGGTAATCGAAATGCCAACTCAAGATCCCTCACACAGTTTGACTCCTCAATGAGTCTGAATGATAAGAAAGTAAAG GACATGGGTCCTGAGTTTATTAGAGTGCTGGATGAGCCGCTGGTTGTCTTGGAACTTCCTGGATCCATTGTG TCAAAGAAAGGGAAATCTCCTACCACTCAAAGAGAGCTGAGTGTTGTAATGCCGAATGGCCAGAGCATCCTTGTCAGGTGCGAGGTGAAATCCAGAGGAGGAGACGTCTTTGACATGATTGTGGCTCACTTCAACCTTGTGGAGCATTTCTACTTCGGCCTTGCTTACATTGATG ATAATGAGTTTTTCTTTGTGGACAATGATACCAAGATTTCTAAAGTTGCTCCAGATAGCTGGAAAAAAGTGCCTACAGCCACCTTTGTCCTTTTCTTCAGGGTCAAATTCTTCATCAACGacatttctcttctttt GCACAAACAGACCCGTCACCAGTATTACCTCCAGCTTAGGAGAGATCTTTTGGAGGACAGGCTGTCCTGTCATGAGGAGACTGCTCTGTACCTAGGAGGTCTGGCCCTGCAGACGGAGTATGGAGACTCCATGCCTGAG GTATATGGTAGGGGCTACTACCGCCCTGATCAGTATGTCTCCAAGAGTGTGTTGGAGAAATGTGCCTTGCCTTACATTCAGGGGGAGCTGTTGCGACTTCACACCAACAATGCTCAAATGCTCACCGACGAATCAGAACTTGAATTTCTCAAG GTGTGTCAACAATTGCCTGAGTACGGCGTTTCGTTCCACCATGTGACACGGGAGAAAAAGCCTTCAGACGGAGAGATTATTCTTGGGGTTTGTGCCAAAGGTGTTATTGTCTATGAGGTAAAAGATGGCAGCAGATCCACTGTTCAGACTTTCTACTGGAGGGACACAGCAACCATCTCGTCTTAT AAGCATAAATTTGTAGTAGAGTGCCGGGGCAGCAAGAAGAAGCACACATTCATCACGGAGAGGTCGAAGATAGCCAAATACCTTTGTAACCTTTGTTCAGCACAGCACAAGTTTAACAATGAGATGAACTCCCGTCAGCTAAGCCACAGCCTGGTGTCAG AGGACAACATTGTGCAGTACGCAGCAGTGTGCCGTGCTCAGAGCAGCCAGCTTAAGTCTTTCTCATGTTCTGAGACCCCTCAGGATGACAGCGGTCTGACCACGCCTCAGAATGAGTCCATGACCAAGCTGTATGATGATGTCACAGCCAAGATCGAGGCCCGCATAAAACAGCAGCGCCTCAACGAGCAAAG CAGTCAGCGCAGCAGCAGTGTTATGCTCTCACCATCGTGCTCTCAGAGGAGTGGATCTGAAGCCCCTTGTGGTTCGCCAGCAGCCCAAG AAACTCCAACTAAACTGGGGACACCATCTGAGAGAGAAGTTATATGTGTTTCCTTAAAGAAAGACCCAAAGCTTGGCCTAG GTATAGTAATAGTTGGCGAGGACACAGTAGGGCGTTATGATTTGGGCATCTTTGTAGCCTCTATTGTGCCTGGTGGACCTGCTGATAAAGATGGACGCATCAGAGCTG GTGGCCGTCTGATCTCTCTGAACCACATCAGCCTGGAAGGTGTTACCTTCAGCGAGGCAGCAGAGGTCATGCAAAACAGCCCAGAGGAGGTGCAGCTTATTATCTCACAGCCGAAAG TGTCTCTGCCATTATCCACAGTTCCCATCAGTCCCAGCAGTAATAATTGTCGTTCTCCTGGGTTGAGAAAATATATATCCCAGACAACACTAATGACAGATGGACGATCGAGAGATGATAGCCTCGATGAGATTGTGTCAGTCATGATGACGCCAAAGACCAGCAAGAAACTACACTTCCCCCCTGAAGTTCGAGTTCTCAGTACACAG GATAGCTGTTCTCTGTCATCATCTATGAACTGCGTGAAGCCGGAAGAGATCAGCATGGAGCTCAGGAAGATATCAGGAAATCTGGGCATTAGCATATCT GGTGGCATCAACACTAACCTTCCTAATGGAGGAATCTACATCAAGAGCCTTGTTCCAGGAGGGGCTGCTGAGAGAGATGGACGTTTGCATATAG GTGACAGACTGTTGGAGATTGACGGCACTAACTTCCAGGGCTTCACCTACCAGCAGGCTGTGGAGTGCTTGAGTAAAACTGGGGAG GTAGTGTCCTTGGTTGTGGAGAGGGAGTTGGTCAACCTACCCAGGGTCTCTCTTATTGCTGACACCAGCAGCACTGTATCCAATCTGAGCCTGAGTTCATCTACCAGCCAGCTAAGACTCAACAGCTCCTCACCT ACAACACCAAGGAAGTGA
- the frmpd2 gene encoding FERM and PDZ domain-containing protein 2 isoform X5: MRERSMGTFVTLAEVLEARGSPLDEDEVWCLLLATTDALLEISKKGSGNMCSVLSPGSVLLSANGSLAFKSCARNEDVASFTAPEVQQGHTASSRTAVEKMVVYSLGMTLYWCVDYHLPHNQPVQISAELEGLLLSMCEDMMLRRTDLLTVLETCELHHKASMLPPAERLIRQLVEDVYRNSADHVSMADNGSQLTDRSQVVRDRLHRSSFSNSTWSLKKKMSGTFSGVSYSANATGIPLGGRQIERYGSWQQLNRSPGSPYMDGNRNANSRSLTQFDSSMSLNDKKVKDMGPEFIRVLDEPLVVLELPGSIVSKKGKSPTTQRELSVVMPNGQSILVRCEVKSRGGDVFDMIVAHFNLVEHFYFGLAYIDDNEFFFVDNDTKISKVAPDSWKKVPTATFVLFFRVKFFINDISLLLHKQTRHQYYLQLRRDLLEDRLSCHEETALYLGGLALQTEYGDSMPEVYGRGYYRPDQYVSKSVLEKCALPYIQGELLRLHTNNAQMLTDESELEFLKVCQQLPEYGVSFHHVTREKKPSDGEIILGVCAKGVIVYEVKDGSRSTVQTFYWRDTATISSYKHKFVVECRGSKKKHTFITERSKIAKYLCNLCSAQHKFNNEMNSRQLSHSLVSEDNIVQYAAVCRAQSSQLKSFSCSETPQDDSGLTTPQNESMTKLYDDVTAKIEARIKQQRLNEQSSQRSSSVMLSPSCSQRSGSEAPCGSPAAQETPTKLGTPSEREVICVSLKKDPKLGLGIVIVGEDTVGRYDLGIFVASIVPGGPADKDGRIRAGGRLISLNHISLEGVTFSEAAEVMQNSPEEVQLIISQPKVSLPLSTVPISPSSNNCRSPGLRKYISQTTLMTDGRSRDDSLDEIVSVMMTPKTSKKLHFPPEVRVLSTQDSCSLSSSMNCVKPEEISMELRKISGNLGISISGGINTNLPNGGIYIKSLVPGGAAERDGRLHIGDRLLEIDGTNFQGFTYQQAVECLSKTGEVVSLVVERELVNLPRVSLIADTSSTVSNLSLSSSTSQLRLNSSSPVSTTLNTISDRPNEYSFVTDDNTKEVTLIKNENGLGFSFLMCELDPPTRDFGSLVRIKQLFPGQPAQQSGRIQEGDVLLAINGQSLKELSYPKVLKLFKASPPEVQLTLCRPPPGILPTIDQFAGS, from the exons ATGAGGGAGAG AAGTATGGGTACGTTTGTGACCCTGGCAGAGGTTTTGGAGGCCCGGGGCTCACCGCTGGATGAGGATGAGGTCTGGTGTCTGCTTCTTGCCACCACTGATGCCTTACTCGAAATTTCCAAAAAAG GTTCAGGCAACATGTGCAGCGTGCTGAGCCCAGGCTCAGTGCTGCTCTCAGCCAACGGGAGTCTGGCCTTCAAAAGCTGTGCTCGAAATGAAGACGTGGCCTCCTTCACAGCCCCTGAAGTCCAGCAGGGTCACACCGCCTCCTCGAGGACTGCAGTCGAAAAg ATGGTTGTATACTCACTGGGGATGACTCTTTATTGGTGTGTTGACTATCACCTACCTCACAACCAG CCAGTCCAAATAAGTGCTGAGCTGGAAGGTTTGCTACTGAGCATGTGCGAGGACATGATGTTGAGAAGGACGGACCTGCTAACGGTGCTGGAAACCTGTGAGCTACACCACAAGGCTTCAATGCTTCCTCCTGCAGAGCGTCTCATTAGGCAGCTGGTGGAGGATGTTTACAGAAACTCG GCTGATCACGTCTCTATGGCTGATAATGGATCCCAGCTAACAGACCGCAGTCAAGTGGTCCGGGACAGATTACACA ggagctCTTTTAGTAACTCAACATGGTCGCTGAAGAAGAAGATGTCCGGAACATTCTCGGGGGTATCTTATTCAGCTAATGCCACAGG GATTCCCTTGGGAGGCCGGCAAATAGAGAGGTACGGCAGCTGGCAGCAGCTGAACCGCAGCCCCGGTAGTCCTTATATGGATGGTAATCGAAATGCCAACTCAAGATCCCTCACACAGTTTGACTCCTCAATGAGTCTGAATGATAAGAAAGTAAAG GACATGGGTCCTGAGTTTATTAGAGTGCTGGATGAGCCGCTGGTTGTCTTGGAACTTCCTGGATCCATTGTG TCAAAGAAAGGGAAATCTCCTACCACTCAAAGAGAGCTGAGTGTTGTAATGCCGAATGGCCAGAGCATCCTTGTCAGGTGCGAGGTGAAATCCAGAGGAGGAGACGTCTTTGACATGATTGTGGCTCACTTCAACCTTGTGGAGCATTTCTACTTCGGCCTTGCTTACATTGATG ATAATGAGTTTTTCTTTGTGGACAATGATACCAAGATTTCTAAAGTTGCTCCAGATAGCTGGAAAAAAGTGCCTACAGCCACCTTTGTCCTTTTCTTCAGGGTCAAATTCTTCATCAACGacatttctcttctttt GCACAAACAGACCCGTCACCAGTATTACCTCCAGCTTAGGAGAGATCTTTTGGAGGACAGGCTGTCCTGTCATGAGGAGACTGCTCTGTACCTAGGAGGTCTGGCCCTGCAGACGGAGTATGGAGACTCCATGCCTGAG GTATATGGTAGGGGCTACTACCGCCCTGATCAGTATGTCTCCAAGAGTGTGTTGGAGAAATGTGCCTTGCCTTACATTCAGGGGGAGCTGTTGCGACTTCACACCAACAATGCTCAAATGCTCACCGACGAATCAGAACTTGAATTTCTCAAG GTGTGTCAACAATTGCCTGAGTACGGCGTTTCGTTCCACCATGTGACACGGGAGAAAAAGCCTTCAGACGGAGAGATTATTCTTGGGGTTTGTGCCAAAGGTGTTATTGTCTATGAGGTAAAAGATGGCAGCAGATCCACTGTTCAGACTTTCTACTGGAGGGACACAGCAACCATCTCGTCTTAT AAGCATAAATTTGTAGTAGAGTGCCGGGGCAGCAAGAAGAAGCACACATTCATCACGGAGAGGTCGAAGATAGCCAAATACCTTTGTAACCTTTGTTCAGCACAGCACAAGTTTAACAATGAGATGAACTCCCGTCAGCTAAGCCACAGCCTGGTGTCAG AGGACAACATTGTGCAGTACGCAGCAGTGTGCCGTGCTCAGAGCAGCCAGCTTAAGTCTTTCTCATGTTCTGAGACCCCTCAGGATGACAGCGGTCTGACCACGCCTCAGAATGAGTCCATGACCAAGCTGTATGATGATGTCACAGCCAAGATCGAGGCCCGCATAAAACAGCAGCGCCTCAACGAGCAAAG CAGTCAGCGCAGCAGCAGTGTTATGCTCTCACCATCGTGCTCTCAGAGGAGTGGATCTGAAGCCCCTTGTGGTTCGCCAGCAGCCCAAG AAACTCCAACTAAACTGGGGACACCATCTGAGAGAGAAGTTATATGTGTTTCCTTAAAGAAAGACCCAAAGCTTGGCCTAG GTATAGTAATAGTTGGCGAGGACACAGTAGGGCGTTATGATTTGGGCATCTTTGTAGCCTCTATTGTGCCTGGTGGACCTGCTGATAAAGATGGACGCATCAGAGCTG GTGGCCGTCTGATCTCTCTGAACCACATCAGCCTGGAAGGTGTTACCTTCAGCGAGGCAGCAGAGGTCATGCAAAACAGCCCAGAGGAGGTGCAGCTTATTATCTCACAGCCGAAAG TGTCTCTGCCATTATCCACAGTTCCCATCAGTCCCAGCAGTAATAATTGTCGTTCTCCTGGGTTGAGAAAATATATATCCCAGACAACACTAATGACAGATGGACGATCGAGAGATGATAGCCTCGATGAGATTGTGTCAGTCATGATGACGCCAAAGACCAGCAAGAAACTACACTTCCCCCCTGAAGTTCGAGTTCTCAGTACACAG GATAGCTGTTCTCTGTCATCATCTATGAACTGCGTGAAGCCGGAAGAGATCAGCATGGAGCTCAGGAAGATATCAGGAAATCTGGGCATTAGCATATCT GGTGGCATCAACACTAACCTTCCTAATGGAGGAATCTACATCAAGAGCCTTGTTCCAGGAGGGGCTGCTGAGAGAGATGGACGTTTGCATATAG GTGACAGACTGTTGGAGATTGACGGCACTAACTTCCAGGGCTTCACCTACCAGCAGGCTGTGGAGTGCTTGAGTAAAACTGGGGAG GTAGTGTCCTTGGTTGTGGAGAGGGAGTTGGTCAACCTACCCAGGGTCTCTCTTATTGCTGACACCAGCAGCACTGTATCCAATCTGAGCCTGAGTTCATCTACCAGCCAGCTAAGACTCAACAGCTCCTCACCTGTGAGCACTACTTTAAACACGATATCTGATCGGCCCAACGAGTACAGCTTTGTTACTGATG ACAACACCAAGGAAGTGACTCTGATCAAGAATGAGAATGGGCTGGGCTTCAGCTTCTTGATGTGTGAGCTGGACCCGCCCACCCGAGATTTTGGGAGCCTCGTCCGAATAAAGCAGCTTTTCCCGGGTCAGCCTGCTCAGCAGAGCGGCAGAATCCAGGAGGGAGATGTCCTGCTGGCCATCAATGGCCAGTCGCTCAAGGAGCTGTCCTATCCA AAGGTGCTAAAGCTTTTCAAAGCCTCTCCACCTGAAGTCCAGCTGACCCTCTGTCGTCCTCCACCAG GGATTCTTCCTACAATTGATCAGTTCGCTGGCTCATGA